In Candidatus Saccharimonadales bacterium, one DNA window encodes the following:
- a CDS encoding prepilin peptidase, translating to MIVAALFLLGLAFGSFLNVLVWRTKNGTSAIKGRSKCPHCHHQLAWFDLIPVISWVWLKRRCRYCQKPIHIQYPAVELLTAGLFGLSYHVWQHELITVEAKLYFASWLVALLLMISLAVYDLRWMILPDKFTFTLIGVSSAAVLINGFNEPALITEAAGGAAVAWLFFGALYYGSGGRWLGGGDLKFALSMGLWLGLDHIAVGLALSFYSASAVVIPLLAFKKLKRTQPVPFGPFLILGTIIATLYGQELVDWYFEILVPSLV from the coding sequence ATGATAGTGGCCGCTTTATTTTTACTCGGGTTGGCATTTGGCAGCTTTTTAAACGTCCTGGTTTGGCGGACAAAAAACGGTACGAGCGCTATCAAAGGCCGGTCAAAGTGCCCCCACTGCCATCATCAGTTGGCATGGTTTGATCTGATACCGGTTATCAGCTGGGTTTGGCTTAAGCGCCGCTGCCGGTATTGCCAAAAGCCTATTCACATTCAATACCCCGCCGTTGAACTGCTAACGGCCGGTCTGTTTGGTTTATCCTACCACGTCTGGCAGCACGAACTTATAACCGTCGAAGCAAAGCTCTATTTTGCTTCATGGTTGGTCGCATTGCTGCTAATGATTAGCTTGGCAGTTTATGACCTCAGGTGGATGATTTTGCCGGATAAGTTTACCTTTACACTGATTGGCGTCTCAAGCGCTGCCGTTTTAATCAATGGCTTTAACGAACCGGCACTAATTACCGAAGCGGCCGGCGGAGCGGCGGTTGCCTGGTTGTTTTTTGGCGCGCTTTATTATGGGTCGGGCGGTCGTTGGCTGGGTGGCGGTGATCTTAAATTTGCCCTTAGTATGGGTCTCTGGTTGGGGCTAGATCATATCGCCGTCGGGCTGGCGTTGAGCTTTTACTCGGCAAGTGCTGTAGTCATTCCTTTATTAGCTTTTAAGAAACTCAAACGGACCCAGCCAGTGCCCTTTGGGCCGTTTCTGATTCTTGGTACCATAATCGCCACGCTTTATGGCCAAGAACTTGTCGACTGGTATTTTGAGATTCTTGTCCCGAGTTTGGTTTAG
- a CDS encoding prepilin-type N-terminal cleavage/methylation domain-containing protein — protein sequence MSRVKNQKGFTLVEIMLFLAISGLVLVIGFAGISGRNANVQFTDSIRSLDFFMQKQFNNVLNGVNVSSDGRSSGGDQVLLGKYLVFTEGSGGIQVFDLIGDRLSEQEIQTVIDNLPSGQDPDRAILFASSPQAVTASPNETYTLDWGVRFLNASKNNPNNTAADGFAIVRSPKSGRIFLVGHDSDNLSFSRLTNGNPSDDATLFDPSANGYMSSQVSLNLCFHNDQNRRAVVMFGGSSAENSFDIGFDPDRFDSTNTRCGFN from the coding sequence ATGTCTCGGGTAAAAAACCAAAAAGGCTTTACTCTGGTTGAGATAATGTTGTTTCTGGCCATTAGCGGCTTGGTGTTGGTTATTGGCTTTGCCGGTATTAGCGGCCGCAACGCCAATGTCCAGTTTACGGATTCAATCCGGTCGTTAGATTTTTTCATGCAAAAGCAATTTAACAACGTCTTAAACGGCGTTAACGTCTCCTCGGATGGCAGGAGTTCGGGGGGCGACCAAGTATTATTAGGCAAATATCTGGTTTTTACCGAAGGTAGCGGCGGCATCCAGGTTTTTGATCTTATCGGCGATCGATTAAGCGAACAGGAAATCCAAACGGTCATTGACAACTTGCCATCCGGCCAGGATCCGGATCGGGCAATTTTGTTTGCCTCTAGCCCCCAGGCGGTCACGGCCAGTCCTAATGAAACCTACACTTTGGATTGGGGCGTCAGATTCTTGAACGCTTCAAAAAACAACCCCAACAACACGGCAGCCGACGGTTTTGCCATCGTTAGAAGCCCCAAATCAGGCCGGATTTTTCTGGTTGGCCATGATAGCGATAATCTAAGTTTTAGCCGGTTGACAAACGGTAACCCAAGTGACGACGCCACCCTGTTTGATCCCAGCGCTAACGGCTATATGTCAAGCCAAGTCAGCTTGAACTTATGCTTCCATAACGACCAAAATCGACGAGCAGTAGTTATGTTTGGCGGCTCAAGCGCGGAAAATTCGTTCGATATCGGTTTTGATCCCGACCGGTTTGACAGTACTAATACCAGATGCGGATTTAACTGA